The following are from one region of the Leishmania braziliensis MHOM/BR/75/M2904 complete genome, chromosome 21 genome:
- a CDS encoding calmodulin-like protein — MSVLSEAQRTRASLQFLLLDQDSDGFIRSHELGTYLRAIGLYPSQTDIEGYIALVDPEEQGRVSQASALELYEKLYPQRTTPEELHAALKVLDDDTDGYLTTAQLRHILVNLGTRLSQEEAEEILHDVEKNDEGMIIVDDIIQLLMPTESEEHL; from the coding sequence ATGAGCGTTCTgtcggaggcacagcgcaCTCGTGCGTCTCTGCAGTTCCTACTGCTGGATCAGGACTCGGACGGCTTCATCCGAAGTCATGAGCTGGGGACCTACCTGCGTGCCATCGGACTCTACCCGTCGCAGACTGACATAGAGGGCTACATAGCTCTCGTCGACCCGGAGGAACAAGGACGTGTGTCGCAAGCGAGTGCGCTGGAGCTGTATGAAAAGCTCTACCCCCAACGCACCACCCCCGAGGAGCTCCACGCGGCACTCAAGGTCTTGGACGACGATACAGACGGCTACCTTACtacggcgcagctgcgacacaTTCTCGTCAACCTCGGCACTCGCCTCtcgcaggaggaggcggaggagataCTGCACGATGTGGAGAAGAATGACGAGGGCATGATTATCGTAGATGACATCATTCAACTACTGATGCCCACCGAGAGCGAGGAGCACCTGTga
- a CDS encoding major vault protein-like protein, translating into QPGEFCTQPLTALVLREDEALLHIALQTYTEADGTVREGGSRWLVYGPRQYIPPVYARVVERRHIIMTNENCGVYVRNIHTGQVRSVFGKPFMLSADDQLWERPISAYMRRLLAEPRQSLRVTDMSMKERAEASLEEGWATTRMERNEPSSSTAAVEVAGGGCYSPSSSGESLDSYDDFMGRNEYVNELQLLSTAARNAHPPRLSRDLRRYHVITANMEHNTLVRLYDTSTGLSRVVVGPATVFLEPHEHFTPLSLSGGHPKEPHQIHSLCLYLGPDYMADIIEVETRDHARLRLHLAYNWEFGAVASNGKASGVDPELAFAIPDFIGEACKALASRVRSAIAGQTFEFFHCNSSTLIRQAIFTPAADGSIVSHGDSLCFTANGLYITTVDVQSVEPVDIKTRTALVKSVQLAVEIITKAQESDASHQAALLEQEAKGALDLQVVHDRAKAEQQRTELLRVISGNTALEQAGASRAQALAESAARLVEARGEADATPIRCAAHSVGIDAELEVLRKRAELDLAHRQSMNDLAIDKIRKLCDIEATKYEKIMASLGKETLIAIASAGPELKAQLLGELGLRGFVVTDGKTPINMLNLADRMAAEPTSIAPSPGTLGAA; encoded by the coding sequence CAGCCCGGCGAGTTCTGCACGCAACCTCTCACAGCGCTGGTGCTGAGGGAGGACGAGGCGCTGCTTCATATCGCGTTGCAGACGTACACGGAAGCGGATGGAACGGTGCGAGAGGGCGGGTCGCGTTGGCTCGTCTACGGGCCGCGGCAATACATTCCTCCGGTGTACGCGCGGGTGGTGGAGCGGCGGCACATCATCATGACCAACGAGAACTGCGGCGTATACGTGCGCAACATCCACACAGGCCAGGTGCGCTCCGTCTTTGGCAAGCCGTTCATGCTGAGCGCCGATGATCAGCTGTGGGAGCGTCCCATCAGCGCGTACATGCGGCGACTGCTGGCCGAGCCGCGGCAGTCCCTGCGGGTAACGGACATGTCcatgaaagagagggcggaAGCCTCATTGGAGGAAGGCTGGGCAACCACACGGATGGAGAGGAACGAGCCATCGTcgagcaccgctgcggtTGAGGTGGCCGGAGGTGGCTGCTACagccccagcagcagtggcgaaAGCCTCGACTCTTACGATGACTTCATGGGCAGGAACGAGTACGTGAACGAGCTGCAACTgctcagcaccgccgcacgCAACGCTCACCCGCCGCGCCTCTCGCGCGACCTCAGGCGCTACCACGTCATCACGGCCAACATGGAGCACAACACGCTGGTGCGCCTGTACGACACGAGCACCGGTCTCAGTCGCGTTGTGGTCGGCCCCGCCACGGTGTTCCTGGAGCCGCACGAGCACTTTAccccgctctccctctccggcGGACATCCGAAGGAGCCACACCAGATCCACTCGCTATGCCTCTACCTCGGGCCGGACTACATGGCCGATATCATCGAAGTTGAGACCCGAGACCACGCCCGCCTGCGGCTTCACCTTGCCTACAACTGGGAGTTTGGCGCTGTGGCCTCGAACGGCAAGGCGAGTGGAGTGGACCCCGAGTTGGCATTTGCCATCCCGGACTTCATTGGGGAGGCATGCAAGGCACTGGCGAGTCGTGTGCGGTCAGCGATTGCGGGGCAGACCTTCGAGTTCTTCCACTGCAACTCGTCGACGCTGATTCGCCAGGCAATCTTCACACCAGCTGCGGACGGCTCCATCGTCTCCCACGGTGACTCGCTCTGCTTCACTGCCAACGGCCTCTACATTACGACGGTGGATGTGCAAAGCGTGGAGCCCGTGGACATCAAGACGCGCACCGCGCTGGTGAAGAGCGTGCAGCTCGCGGTAGAAATCATCACCAAGGCGCAGGAGAGCGACGCCTCCCACCAGGCGGCGCTCCTCGAGCAGGAGGCAAAGGGTGCGTTGGACCTGCAGGTGGTGCATGATCGCGCCAAGGCAGAGCAGCAACGcacagagctgctgcgcgtgatTAGTGGGAACACAGCACTGGAGCAGGCCGGCGCTAGTcgtgcgcaggcgctggccGAGAGCGCCGCGCGCCTGGTAGAGGCGcggggagaggcagacgcCACACCAATTCGCTGTGCCGCCCATTCTGTTGGCATAgatgcggagctggaggtgctgcgcaagcggGCGGAGCTGGACCTCGCGCACCGCCAGTCCATGAACGACCTCGCCATCGACAAGATCCGCAAGCTGTGTGACATCGAGGCCACCAAATATGAGAAAATAATGGCCTCACTCGGAAAGGAAACGCTCATCGCGATTGCGAGCGCGGGGCCGGAGCTGAAGGCGCAGCTTCTTGGTGAGCTCGGTCTGCGAGGCTTCGTCGTCACGGACGGCAAGACGCCGATCAACATGCTGAACTTGGCAGACAGGATGGCTGCCGAGCCAACGTCGATCGCCCCTTCCCCAGGAACCCTCGGAGCGGCGTGA
- a CDS encoding major vault protein-like protein, whose product MSAAPDDKKAKAMSGTSVVKLMPHEYLHVEDTNTCEVLTLVGPITYTLYDHHRKLHKTPQPCVVVPPRHFVKVKNPMHAVLASFTDNADAPPAHTLLRSSPGSITGLATLRYSRWKMPYGSSELRFSNESPFPLLPDETIDEPSVMPLLTASEALTLEALAPHDVTDPVTGTTVRRAAQECFLFKGPGLYTPRLDERIVSKVTGVRVSPLQVCYVSAKYDFVDDDGVPRVAGEQWVVQAHGIFFAHPAVTLEIRDAYVLASTEALTFISYKAFYDEKLQVAREAQKPYLISYADTKDGMYLPRPHETFQGRRKQVHLSATQYCVVINPVGADGTARLQQAEVRVGKQSFMLQPGEFCTQPLTALVLREDEALLHIALQTYTEADGTVREGGSRWLVYGPRQYIPPVYARVVERRHIIMTNENCGVYVRNIHTGQVRSVFDAQHRDVFVQASSLKSGIAMRHTPNRPPLELSCRGPFHLQ is encoded by the coding sequence ATGAGCGCAGCCCCAGACGACaagaaggcgaaggcgaTGAGCGGGACGTCCGTAGTGAAACTGATGCCCCACGAGTACCTCCACGTGGAGGACACGAACACGTGTGAGGTGCTCACCCTTGTCGGCCCCATCACCTACACCCTGTACGACCATCACCGAAAGTTGCACAAGACACCGCAGCCATGCGTTGTTGTGCCGCCCAGACACTTCGTCAAAGTGAAAAATCCGATGCACGCGGTGCTAGCCTCGTTCACAGACAATGCCGATGCACCGCCAGCGCACACGTTACTACGCAGCTCGCCTGGGTCCATCACGGGCCTGGCGACGTTGCGGTACAGCCGCTGGAAGATGCCGTACGGCAGCAGTGAACTCCGCTTTTCCAACGAGTCGCCATTCCCGCTCCTGCCAGACGAGACTATCGACGAGCCCTCGGtaatgccgctgctgacggcgTCAGAAGCGCTCACTCTAGAGGCGCTCGCACCGCATGACGTCACGGATCCTGTCACCGGTACGACAGTGCGCCGTGCCGCGCAGGAGTGCTTTCTTTTCAAAGGACCCGGCCTCTACACCCCAAGACTTGACGAGCGCATTGTGAGCAAGGTGACCGGTGTGCGCGTCTCCCCGCTGCAGGTGTGCTACGTGTCGGCCAAGTACGACTTCGTGGATGATGACGGGGTGCCCCGCGTGGCCGGAGAGCAGTGGGTTGTACAGGCGCACGGCATCTTCTTCGCCCACCCCGCTGTGACGCTGGAGATACGCGACGCGTACGTGCTGGCCAGCACCGAGGCGCTGACGTTCATCTCCTACAAAGCCTTCTACGATGAGAAGCTGCAGGTTGCCCGTGAGGCGCAGAAACCGTACCTCATCTCGTACGCGGACACCAAGGATGGGATGTACCTCCCACGGCCGCATGAAACGTTTCAGGGCCGGCGGAAACAAGTGCACCTCAGTGCCACGCAGTACTGCGTCGTGATCAACCCCGTCGGCGCCGATGGAACGGCgaggctgcagcaggccGAGGTTCGTGTGGGGAAGCAGAGCTTCATGTTGCAGCCCGGCGAGTTCTGCACGCAACCTCTCACAGCGCTGGTGCTGAGGGAGGACGAGGCGCTGCTTCATATCGCGTTGCAGACGTACACGGAAGCGGATGGAACGGTGCGAGAGGGCGGGTCGCGTTGGCTCGTCTACGGGCCGCGGCAATACATTCCTCCGGTGTACGCGCGGGTGGTGGAGCGGCGGCACATCATCATGACCAACGAGAACTGCGGCGTATACGTGCGCAACATCCACACAGGCCAGGTGCGCTCCGTATTTGACGCCCAGCACCGCGACGTCTTTGTCCAGGCCTCCAGTTTGAAGAGCGGAATAGCAATGAGGCACACGCCAAACAGGCCGCCCCTCGAGCTGTCCTGCCGAGGCCCGTTTCATCTGCAATGA
- a CDS encoding putative hexokinase, producing the protein MASRVNNLMNHLAIRDSDSEEMRYIKQRLALASLSTQFTMASEKMKQLTMYMVYEMVEGLEGRPSTVRMLPSYVYTSDPAKATGVYYALDLGGTNFRVLRVSLRSGKVDDRIDSKFVIPKSALTGNSANLFDFIAQSVKKMMSENAPEDLEKRVPLGFTFSFPVDQKAVNKGLLIKWTKGFSTKNVEGNDVVELLQGSLRRMHINVNVVALCNDTVGTLVARYFVDTNAQVGVIIGTGSNACYFERASAVTKDPAVCARGNAVTPINMECGNFDSKYKYALPTTVYDDEMDAITPNRDHQRQEKIVSGMYLGEISRRMIVHLAQLGCLPRDLVDGLGKPWAFESKHMGMVAADQMPGLQFTRELIKRVAGVNVTDVADLHTIREICCLVRNRAAQQAAVLSAAPMLKTRTQGLATVAVDGSVYEKVPSFQRLYQECITGILGPTSNAKVVLQKDGSGVGAAMICALAANQK; encoded by the coding sequence ATGGCCTCCCGCGTGAATAACCTCATGAACCACCTCGCTATCCGCGACTCGGACAGCGAGGAGATGCGCTACATcaagcagcgcctcgcgctcgcctccctctccacccaaTTCACCATGGCCTCAGAGAAGATGAAGCAGCTCACCATGTACATGGTGTATGAGATGGTCGAGGGTCTTGAGGGTCGGCCGAGCACCGTGCGCATGCTGCCGTCCTACGTGTACACGTCTGACCCAGCCAAGGCCACGGGTGTGTACTACGCGCTCGACCTCGGTGGCACGAACTTCCGCGTACTGCGCGTGagcctgcgcagcggcaaggTGGACGACCGCATCGACTCGAAGTTCGTCATCCCGAAGAGCGCCCTGACTGGCAATTCCGCGAACCTGTTCGACTTCATTGCGCAGAGCGTGAAGAAGATGATGTCGGAGAATGCCCCCGAGGACCTGGAGAAGCGCGTGCCGCTCGGCTTCACGTTCTCCTTCCCGGTGGACCAGAAGGCCGTCAACAAGGGTCTGCTGATCAAGTGGACGAAGGGCTTCTCGACGAAGAACGTGGAGGGCAACGAtgtggtggagctgctgcaggggtcgctgcgccgcatgcacATCAACGTGAACGTTGTGGCGCTCTGCAACGACACCGTCggcacgctggtggcgcgctACTTCGTCGACACGAACGCGCAGGTCGGCGTCATCATCGGCACTGGCTCCAACGCCTGCTACTTTGAGCGCGCCTCGGCCGTCACGAAGGACCCCGCCGTGTGTGCCCGCGGCAACGCCGTCACGCCGATCAACATGGAGTGCGGCAACTTCGACTCCAAGTACAAGTATGCGCTGCCCACCACCGTGTACGACGACGAGATGGACGCGATCACCCCCAACCGCGACCACCAGCGCCAAGAGAAGATCGTCTCTGGCATGTACCTCGGTGAGATCAGTCGCCGCATGATCGTGCACCTGGCTCAGCTCGGCTGCCTGCCCCGCGATCTGGTGGACGGTCTGGGCAAGCCGTGGGCGTTCGAAAGCAAGCACATGGGCATGGTTGCCGCCGATCAGATGCCCGGCCTGCAGTTCACTCGCGAGCTCATAAAGCGCGTCGCTGGTGTGAATGTGACCGATGTAGCCGACCTGCACACGATTCGCGAGATCTGCTGCCTGGTGCGTAACCGTGCTGCTCAGCAGGCCGCTGTTCTTAGTGCTGCTCCGATGCTCAAGACCCGCACGCAGGgcctcgccaccgtcgctgtcgaCGGCTCCGTGTACGAGAAGGTGCCGTCCTTCCAGCGCCTGTACCAGGAGTGCATAACTGGCATCCTCGGCCCCACATCGAACGCGAAGGTGGTTCTGCAGAAGGACGGTAGCGGTGTCGGCGCCGCGATGATCTGCGCACTGGCCGCCAACCAGAAGTAG
- a CDS encoding putative actin-like protein → MPRVQLFIDNGGHSVKALYLPASTGTGSRAAATHTLAHTSGPTHGEAAAPATALTPAPKWLVVPNCVGAAVYAGTGIMGDQLDRLPHYHGLMVRRPVDRGFIVDGGLQTRVWEHVLQHFAIESEEEVDVWLTVPFAAPKAAAQLLWLLCTRSFHFGSVTVVSSSFMSLIAYTFARGTLTLSSAARKRPRGAVDIDAGESHDSGNNVTSGGTAVMVDVGFSATTVVPYVNYMPVHSSIVRLDVGGKVLTNRLKEYISFSQINVMEDTWLINYIKERCCIVARHPRRSLQRYAALWEGKSREEVEAIVATATALRRGSGGGDMQSPGSQRPDTPAVGASTSPDVPIRYYLPTIPALLPLGVLEVELPSRLPKTSGVDMEALQHLLLCQERFLIPELLFTPADVGIDQQGVAQAITQGIFQRGLLQHLTELLRPLLLHNVCVYGGTATQPNFCDRLEAEVAAVAPQYQPGGADLDSRECNRSTTRISSRGSAAEISADRVSCLSAAPPLPEFLSKSSAAATDLSLLPLLGAWCLLSATASGVTNGTATADNQGSTGAPKRELQRLRALVHQRSRIELQHPPAGRVTVETFQRALERML, encoded by the coding sequence ATGCCGCGCGTGCAGTTGTTCATTGACAACGGTGGCCACAGCGTCAAGGCTCTCTATCTTCCTGCCTCGaccggcaccggcagcagggCTGCAGCCACACATACCTTAGCGCACACAAGTGGCCCTACGCAtggggaggcggcagcgccggccACTGCCCTCACACCTGCACCCAAGTGGCTTGTCGTCCCAAACTGTGTGGGGGCCGCTGTGTACGCTGGAACCGGTATCATGGGCGACCAGCTCGATCGCCTGCCGCATTACCACGGGCTGATGGTGCGCCGCCCAGTGGACCGTGGGTTCATCGTGGATGGCGGCCTGCAGACGCGTGTGTGGGAGCACGTGCTTCAGCACTTCGCTATCGAatcagaggaggaggtggatgTGTGGCTGACGGTGCCCTTTGCCGCCCcgaaggcagcggcacagctgctctGGCTGCTGTGCACGCGCAGTTTTCACTTCGGCTCCGTGACGGTCGTGAGCAGCAGCTTTATGAGTCTCATCGCCTACACCTTTGCGAGGGGCACATTGACCCTCTCTAGCGCTGCTCGCAAGCGtcctcgcggcgccgtcgacaTCGACGCGGGGGAGTCACACGACTCTGGCAACAACGTCACCAGCGGTGGCACGGCTGTCATGGTGGATGTCGGCTTCTCCGCCACCACTGTCGTGCCTTATGTGAACTACATGCCGGTACACAGCTCCATCGTGCGCCTCGACGTGGGCGGCAAGGTGCTCACCAACCGGCTGAAGGAATACATCAGCTTCTCGCAGATAAACGTGATGGAGGACACATGGCTCATCAACTACATCAAGGAGCGGTGCTGCATCGTGGCACGGCACCCGCGGCGCAGTCTCCAGCGCTACGCTGCACTGTGGGAGGGCAAATCCcgggaggaggtggaggcgattGTGGCTACGGCGACGGCACTGCGGagaggaagcggcggcggtgacatgCAATCACCTGGATCTCAGAGGCCCGACACGCCAGCTGTGGGTGCCTCGACCTCACCAGACGTGCCGATCCGTTATTACCTCCCCACGATacctgccctcctccccctcggTGTGTTAGAAGTGGAGCTGCCGTCGCGCCTTCCAAAGACCAGTGGCGTGGATAtggaggcactgcagcacctcctgctctgCCAGGAGCGCTTCTTGATTCCTGAGTTGCTCTTCACGCCTGCTGATGTCGGCATCGACCAGCAAGGTGTGGCCCAGGCCATTACACAGGGTATCTTTCAGCGAGGactcctccagcacctgaCAGAGTTGCTTCGTCCACTGTTGCTCCAcaacgtgtgcgtgtacggcGGTACAGCCACTCAGCCGAACTTCTGTGATCGCCTGGAGGCtgaggtggcagcggtggcccCGCAGTACCAGCCTGGCGGCGCAGACTTGGACTCGAGAGAGTGCAACCGCAGTACGACGCGGatcagcagcaggggcagtGCTGCGGAAATCAGCGCGGATCGTGTCTCATGCCTCTCTGCGGCCCCGCCACTGCCGGAGTTTCTCTCGAAgtccagcgccgctgccacggaCCTTTCCCTGCTGCCATTGCTCGGAGCGTGGTGCCTCTTGTCGGCAACGGCTAGTGGTGTCACCAATGGCACCGCAACGGCGGATAACCAAGGCAGCACTGGCGCGCCGAAGCGAGAGCTACAGCGACTGCGTGCACTGGTGCACCAGCGCTCAAGGATCGAGTTGCAGCACCCGCCGGCAGGCCGAGTTACGGTGGAAACATTTCAGCGCGCCCTGGAACGCATGCTGTGA